The genomic region TTCCATCTTGGGCAAGGGAAGACTCAAACTGTTCTAACACCTTTACAACCTGCCAAAACTCGGGTCTTTTATCTGGCTGCAACGACCAGCATTGCTCGATCAAGGCTCGCATAGCAGGTGGACAGCCCTTTGGAATAACTGGCCTCAAATTCTGAATATAATACATAATATCTTAGAATGTGTTCAACAAGAAACTTGATTAAACCAAAAAAAGTGGATACAAGCTTACGAGATGACAATAAATTTGAGCATAATATCTGCAAAGTAATGAAGCAATGCAACAATTCCTAACCTGCTGCAAACTCATTTCAATATTACCCCCACAACAAAGACTAAACTTCACAATGCAGACAAATAAACGAGGACATGTAAATTATATTAGTTCAGATGCATTTTATGCATGATGAATGGAAAAATAAAACTATGAATTAAGAAAGCAAAGATCCCTCAAAAAAGTACTCTACTGACATACCTTATTCACAACTGCAAAAGCAGCTTGAATGGGATTCATTTCCTCGTAAGGGATTGTTCCAGCTACTAGTTCCCACAAAAGGAGTCCGAAACTGTAGACATCGACCTTTCGCCCATAGGATTTGCGCTTAATCATCTCAGGGGCCATCCAACGGTAAGTTCCAGGGTCATCAGCCATCGAATCACAGTATACCTCCTCACATGCTATGCCAAAATCAGCAATTTTCAGCCTAAAGTCTTTATCAATAAGAACATTCTCAGGCTTGAGGTCCCGGTGAATGACTCCTTGTGAGTGGATGTATTCCATCCCCCGTGCAATGTCCAAGGCAATGGCAATTAGCTTCTCTAGAGGAAGAGATTTGCACTCAAGTTTGTGCAAGTAAGCCCTCAAGGAACCCTCATCTAAATATTCTGTGACCACACAATAAACAGGAGGCTTTCGGCAAGCTGCAACGAACTGTTTCATTGAATCAACGAATCAAAATATCAGCAATCCATCTCCACAACCTCCATTCATTCCCAACAATTAGACCCAGAAGAAAAATAATGATCATTCCCAACAATGACTGAGCACGACCTAATCATGTCTAAAGTCTATAATTCATTGATCAGTACACAAGATTTTATGAGCCAGAAGCATGATTAAAGGAAAACTAAAAAAACTAATGATAGATGAAAGTTGGGGCAAGAAAATTCAATTACCTTTATGACATTTGTATGGTGGAGGCGAGAAAGAAGATTGACCTCTTTGTTAAATTGTTTCTCCAATCGAGCTGCCAACTCTCCACCTTCATCATCTTCCGGTACCCTGATGATCTTAACTGCGACAGCTTCCTCATTGTAAATCCCATGATAAAGCCTGCTATGAGCTCCATGAGCAAACTTAAGACCAAGAAACAACTTTGACAAATCAACACTATATTCATCTGCAGCATCCACCGCATTAACTCTCCCACCTCCATGATCAAAATACTTGGCCCAAGGAGATTCCTTCCTCTTTGATTTGCATGACTTATCACTGACTTTCATTGAAGCCAAGTGCCTGAGAGGGCTAGTATTCGAATTTGAATGCGCCAGATGTGATCCCTTGGCATGTGATTCCTTCCTGAACAACTTTCCCATAATTCCCTTATCTGATTGTATTCTCCTAGGGTGTGGTGTTGAAAACCTCTTTGTTTCGGTCTGAGCTTCCTTAAACACATCACTAAGGTTGCTCTGCGGCAAAGGAGACAAAGATCTCTGCTTGTTGACAGTTAGAGGTCGACCAATAGGTGAAGACACACGACTGTTCCTCCGAACCATTGAATTACTGGGGCTCGACTTCTGCCTAGTAGGTGAAGACACACAACTGTTCCTCCGAATCGTTGAATTACTGGGGGTCGACTTCTGCCTAGTAGGAGCTGCTGCTGCTACAGGCCTTGACTTCAACCCTGCCATCTTCTGCTCTTTCTGAAAATCTAGAAAGGTTAAAGGAATTGAGGCCAATCTTGAATCATCATGACGATGCGAATCAAACCGATGGGAGAATTTCGTTCTCCTAATCCATGAATAAGCCTCCTCCTCCATTATGTCCTTCCCAGTAACTCCCAAAACACCAAGAACTAAACCTCTTATGCCCACAAAACCACTTCCTTAATCTTCTTCTTCTCCTCCTCCTCCTCCTCAAACTGAGAAGGGTCACAACAAACTTGGTGCACCTCAAACAATCTTAATACTAATACACAGTTTGAGACACCAAATCTCCTCAATCCCATTCACAACCACAACAACAAACTAGTCTCACAAAGCTGAATAAAGATTCAAACTTTAATTCTTTATGCTTATGTGCTAAAACCAGGAAAGCATTCAAACACACACACGTCAAGAAACCAGAGCTGGTGAAACAAACCTTATTCTCATCTCCATCAGAACCATAATTCCCTGAATCCCACCATAGCCCATCAAAACAAAACCTCTAATCAAATTACACTAACAAAGAATAATGATAATTATATGAGGACCCATATAGCACCACCACCAAACCCTCCAACCTCTTCAAAAAAAAAAAAAAAAAACAAACTTGTATCGGTTTCAAAG from Fragaria vesca subsp. vesca linkage group LG3, FraVesHawaii_1.0, whole genome shotgun sequence harbors:
- the LOC101292778 gene encoding serine/threonine-protein kinase HT1-like, translating into MEEEAYSWIRRTKFSHRFDSHRHDDSRLASIPLTFLDFQKEQKMAGLKSRPVAAAAPTRQKSTPSNSTIRRNSCVSSPTRQKSSPSNSMVRRNSRVSSPIGRPLTVNKQRSLSPLPQSNLSDVFKEAQTETKRFSTPHPRRIQSDKGIMGKLFRKESHAKGSHLAHSNSNTSPLRHLASMKVSDKSCKSKRKESPWAKYFDHGGGRVNAVDAADEYSVDLSKLFLGLKFAHGAHSRLYHGIYNEEAVAVKIIRVPEDDEGGELAARLEKQFNKEVNLLSRLHHTNVIKFVAACRKPPVYCVVTEYLDEGSLRAYLHKLECKSLPLEKLIAIALDIARGMEYIHSQGVIHRDLKPENVLIDKDFRLKIADFGIACEEVYCDSMADDPGTYRWMAPEMIKRKSYGRKVDVYSFGLLLWELVAGTIPYEEMNPIQAAFAVVNKNLRPVIPKGCPPAMRALIEQCWSLQPDKRPEFWQVVKVLEQFESSLAQDGTLTLVQNLTCQDHKKRMLHWIQKLGQHPNSSPKLGQHPHSTPMPKPKFS